DNA sequence from the Hyalangium ruber genome:
TTCGGACGCTTCGAGCGCGCCGTCTCCGAGCGCCACTACGGCGGCTTGGGACTCGGGCTGTGGATTACCCAGCAGATCGTTCGCCGGTTCGGCGGCCACATCGGCGTGGCCAGCGCGAGGGAGCAGGGTTCGACCTTCACGGTGGACCTGCCTCGATACGTCGAGGTGGAAGCCCCGGAGGCGCTCAGGAGAGGGGCCCGCTCACGCCCCAGCCTGGAGCAGGCCGCGACCGCCGAGACACTGGCGCGGGCGGAGGGCGAACCCCTGTACCGCTCCATCCTCACCGCGCTCTGGGAAGGCATCGTCGTGCAGAGCCGCGACGGCAACATCCTCACCGCCAACGCGAGCGCCGAGCACATCCTCGGGCTGTCCGTGGACGAGATGACGGGCCGCACCTCGATGGATCCCCGGTGGCGAGCCATCCACGAGGATGGCTCGGACTTCCCCGGCTCGGAGCACCCCTCGATGGAGGCGCTGCGCACCGGCAAACCTGTCCGCAGCGTGTTCATGGGCGTCCAGCGGCCCGACGGCTCCCGGGTGTGGCTGATCGTCAACGCCCAGCCGCTCCAACGGCCGGGAGAGCCGGCGCCCTATATGGTGGTGACCTCCTTCTTCGACGTGACCGAGCTGCGGCGGGTCCCACCTCAGGTGCTCCCCGTTCCGTCCGAGGCGCCCTGATATTGCTTGAGCTTTCGGAACAGGGTGGACGTGCCGATCTTCAACTTCTCGGCGGCCTTGAGCTTGTTGCCCCCCATCGCCTCGAGCACGGCGAGGATGTAGTCGCGCTCGACCTCCTCCAGCGATCGGAGGTTGTCCGGCGTGTAGACCGGAGTGACCGCGCCCCGGATTTCATCGGGCAGGTCCTGGACCTCGATGCAGTTGCCCTGGGTCAGCACCACGGCGCGCTCGAGGGTGTTCTCCAACTCCCGCACGTTGCCCGGCCAGGGGTGGCGCAGGAGCTGGTTGGCGGCCTCGGGGCTGAGCCCGGACACCTTCCGCTGGAGCCGTGACGCGGAGCGCGCCAGGAACATCCGCGCGAGCGCGAGGATGTCGTCATGCCGCTCTCGAAGCGGAGGGATGCGGATCTCCACCACGCGCAGCCGGTAGTAGAGGTCCTGCCGGAAGCGCCCCGCGCGGATCTCCGCGGTCAGATCCTTGTTGGTGGCCGCCAGCACCCGTACGTCGACGGAGCGGTGGGTGTTCTCCCCCACGCGGCGGATCTCCCGCTCCTGGAGCGCGCGGAGGATCTTCACCTGCATCGAGAGCGGCACCTCTCCGAGCTCGTCCAGGAAGAGCGTGCCGCCCTGGGCGGCCTCGAAGAGCCCGGTCCGGTCCTGGGTCGCGCCCGTGAACGAACCCCGCGTGTGCCCGAAGAGCTCGCTCTCCAGCAGGTTCTCGGGCACCGCCCCACAGTTGATGGCCACGAAGGGGCCCGCCGCGCGAACCGAGCGCTCGTGGATGAAGCGAGCCAGCACCTCCTTGCCGACGCCGCTCTCGCCGGTGATGAGGACCGTCGAGTCGACCTGGGCCACGCGCTCTGCGAGATCTCTCACGCGCCGCATGGCCGGACTCTTCCCCAGGCTGTCCTTCGGGCCCTCCTCCCCTTCTGTCCGAGCCAGCTCCCGCTTCTTTGCCCGCAGCGTTCGCTCGGTGTTCTTCAGGGCCTGGGTCACCCGGCTGAGCGTCTCATCGAGACCATCCTTCTCGAAGTAGACGAGCTGAGCGGCGACCTCCTCGCCCCACTCCTCTCGAGGCCGGCCCACCATGACGCAGGTCGCGTCTCCCTTCCCCCGGCACCGCTCCTCGATGCAGTACATGGGGCGCCCCTGGCCGTAGCTCAAGTAGCCGCTGGCGAAGCCGCACAGCGTCCAGCAGACCGGCTCCTCGGACAGCCCGATGTGCAACAGGTGCTGCTCGGCCTCGAACGACTCGTTCCAGAGCCCCTCGGCGAAAGGGGCATTCTCCACGGGTCCCTCGCGATGGATGGGCTCGAAAATCACCAGCCCCTGGAGCCGATGCAGGCGACCTCCCGCGCGCCGCCACTCGTCCGGGGAATCCCACGGGAAGGAGTCCTTCAACGTCTCGGCGGTGCGTCGGCCCAGGGCATAGCCGAACCGGGTGAGCAGGGCCCGCGCCCCCGCCAGCCCCAGGGTGTCGATGAGCTGCTTGCGCAGCAGCCCCAGGGCCACCGCGTCGAGCAAGAGGGCCCGCTGGCCCGCGAAGCGAAGGATTCCCCCCTTCGGCTCGAACTGAAGCAGCTCCCGCAGGTCCAGCTCTTCCAAGCGCATGTGCTTCCTCTCCCAACAACACCAAAATGGTATGGCCGGAATGCCATCTTGGGAGTGTCGAAGCAAGGGCGCCTTGAGGCCCCTTGTAATTTCAGCCACTTGAGCACCGCCAAGGACTGGCATCGCTCTTGATAAGGAACAGTGCGTGCGCTTCAGCACGAGACCACAGGAGAAGCAGCAATGAACGTCGGCAACAGCCTCAAGGTCCTCGGCAGTCGGTCCACCCTGGCGGCCCTGGTCGTCACGATGCTCGTAGCGGGAACGAGCGCTTTCGCGCAGAAGGCCACGGGCAAGCCCAGCCCGCGCCTGCTCACCCCGCAGAACTCGGCCATCATCCTCATCGATCACCAGCCGCAGATGGCGTTCGCGGTGCAGTCCATCGACCGCACGCTGCTCACCAACAACGTGACGGGGCTGGCGAAGACCGCGAAGATCTTCAATGTCCCGACCATCCTCACCACGGTGGCGGAGAAGAGCTTCAGCGGCCCTCTGTTCCCGGAGATCACGGCGGTCTTCCCGAACGTGAAGCCGATCGACCGCACCACGATGAACTCGTGGGAGGACGCCAACTTCATCCAGGCGGTGAAGCAGACGGGCCGCAAGAAGCTGGTCATCGCGGCGCTCTGGACCGAGGTGTGCCTCATCGGCCCCGCGCTGTCGGCCATCGACGAGGGCTATGAGGTCTACATCGTCACGGACGCGTCGGGCGGCGTGAGCAAGGAAGCGCACGACATGGCGGTGCAGCGCATGGTGCAGGCCGGCGCCATCCCGGTGACCTGGATGCAGGTGCTGCTCGAGTACCAGCGGGACTGGGCGCGCCAGGGCACCTACGAGGCGGTGACCTCGCTGGCGAAGCAGCACGGCGGCGCGTACGGCACGGGCATCTTCTACGCCAAGACGATGCTGGGTGAGCACGCCAACGAGGGCGGCGCCAGCAAGAGCACCAGCAAGTAACCCGGACTTTGGGCGCGGAGCGACGGTAGGTTTCCCTCGGGTTTCCCCCCCTCCCGAGGATCCCCGTCGCCTCCGCGCCCGCTTTCTTTTTGGAGAACCGCCATGCGCTCGCTCAAAACCCTCCTGTCTCGCACCTCGCATCGACTCGGTGTCCTGGCGATCACCGCCAGCCTCTTCGGAGCCTGCAGCCACACCGCTTCCACGACCCGTGGCGAAACCCACGCCGACCTCATCCTCCACCATGGCAAGGTCGTCACCCTGGATGCGGAGAACCGGATCGCCTCCGCGATCGCCATCCGGGATGGCAATGTCCTCGCGGTGGGCAGTGACGCGGAGGTCGAGCGGTACCGCACCGGAGAGACCCAGGTGATCGACCTGGGCGGTCGCACGGTCATCCCCGGGCTGAACGACTCTCATATCCACGTCATCCGAGGGGGCCTCAACTACAACCTGGAGCTGCGCTGGGAAGGTGTCCCGAGCCTCGCCAAGGCGCTGGAGTTGGTCCGTCTCCAGGCGGACCGCACACCTGCCGGACAGTGGGTCCGCGTGGTGGGAGGCTGGTCGGAGTTCCAGTTCGCCGAGCGCCGCCTGCCCACGGTGGCCGAGCTGAACGCGGCCGCGCCGAAAACGCCGGTGTTCGTGCTGTACCTGTACGGCAAGGCGCTGCTGAACCAGGAGGCCCTGCGAGTGCTGGGCATCACCAAGGACACGCCGAACCCTCCGGGCGGGGTCATCGAGCGCGACGCACAGGGCAACCCCACGGGCATGCTGGTCGCCAAGCCGGATGCCTTCATCCTCTATTCGACCCTGGGGCGCTTGCCGAAGCTCTCGCCCGAGGAGCAGGTGAACTCCACGCGGCAGTTCATGCGCGAGCTCAACCGGCTGGGCGTGACGAGCACCATCGACGCGGGCGGCGGCGGGCAGAACTTCCCGGACGACTACGCGGTGGGCACGGAGCTGGCCAAGCGCGGTGAGCTGACGCTGCGCATCGCCTACTACCTCTTCGCGCAGAAGCGAGGCCAGGAGCTGCAGGACTACCAGCGGTGGTCGACGATGACGCGTCCGGGGACCAACGCGGACCTGCTGCGCCCCAACGGGTACGAGATGGAGGGCGCTGGCGAGAACGTGCTCTGGGAGGCCGCCGACTTCGAGAACTTCCTGGAGCCGAGGCCGGATCTTCAAGCGGGCATGGAGCCGAAGCTGGAGGAGATCTTGTCCCTGTTCGCGGAGAAGGGCTGGCCCTTCCGCATCCACGCCACCTATGACGAGTCCATCTCCCGCATCCTCGATGTCATCGAGCGGGTGAAGGAGAAGCGGGGCTTGGAGAACCTGCGCTTCATCATCGACCACGCGGAGACCATCTCCGAGCGCAACCTGGCGCGGGTGGCGAAGCTGGGCGGAGGCATCGCGGTGCAGGACCGCATGGCGTTCCAGGGCGAGCACTTCATCACCCGGTACGGGAAGGAGGCTGCCTCGCACACGCCGCCCGTGAAGCGAATGCTGGAGCTGGGGATTCCCGTGGGGCTGGGGACCGATGCCACGCGCGTGTCCAGCTACAACCTCTGGCTGTCGCTGCACTGGCTGGTGTCCGGCAAGACGCTCGGGGGCACCGCGCTCAACGCGCCCGAGGCGCGGCTGGACCGGGTGACGGCGCTGCGGCTGGCGACCGTGGGCAGCGCGTGGTTCTCCGGAGAGGAGAAGCTGAAGGGCACGCTGGAGCCGGGGCGGTATGCGGACCTGGCGGTCCTCTCCGGCGACTACCTGTCCGTGCCGGAGGACGACATCAAGTCCCTCGAGTCCGTACTCACGGTGGTGGGTGGCAAGGTGGTGTTCGCGGCGGGAGACTTCGCCCCGCTGGGTCCCGCCGCCGCTCCAGCGCAGCCGGCCTGGTCGCCCGTGTCGCTCCCTCGCAACTGAGTCATCTTGGCTACTGGCGAGGGCGCAGGAGGAAGGTGCTCATCGCCATCACAGCGCCGATCCCCAGCGTGGTCAGCCCCACCATCAGGCTGATGTTCCCGAGCCCGAAAGGGTCGGTGATGAAGGCCCAGGCGGAGAACGACAGCCAGCCCAAGCTCACTACACCCATCAACCCCGCCCCCACCTGCTGCAAGGTCCGTTTGCCCATCCAGCCGCCCAGGATGGCCGCGGGGGCGGGCACCAGCACCGCGAGGATGACGAGCAGGCTCAGAGCGAAGCCTTCGCCAGACCGGGTCAGGTTGTTGCTCAGGAACGGCAGTACAGCGACACCCGACGCTCCCGTGCCGAGGACTCCCAGCAGGGTCCCCGGCACGGAGGCGCGGCCCTTCACGGACCCTCGCCCTTCGCGTGCTCCTCGAAGTCGAGGTCTCGGTGGAACGTCTCCTCGATGCGCGTGAGCGACAGCAGCGCCAGGGTGAAGCAAATGCTTCCAATCGTCAGGGCCGCGTTCGAGACGCCGATGTGGCCCTTCAGGAAGCCGAAGCCGCTGGCCGCGATCGCCGCCGAACCGCGCACGAAGTTGGGCACCGTCGTCGCCACGGTGGCGCGGATGTTGGTCCCGTACTGCTCGGCGGCCATGGTGACCAGCACCGCCCAGTACCCCACCGTGATGCCGATCAGGAAGCTCAGCACATAGACCATGGTGCTGGTGAGCCCCGGCACCAGGCCATACATGAGCATCAGGGCGAACCCGGCGCACAGGTTCAGCGCCACGGCGCGCTTGCGGCTCTTGAGCAACTGGCTGAAGACACCCGCCAGCAGGTCGCCAATCGTCAGACCGATTGAACCGGCCAGGATGGCATTGCCCGCCGTCACCGTGCCCTGCACGTTCAAGCCCGCGGTCAGCTCCGGGGCGAACGTGAACAGGATGCCCGTCGTGAAGTAGATGGGCACGCCGATCAGGATGCAGCAGATGTATTTGAAGAAGCGCCCGCCCTGCAGCAGCAGGAAGGGGTTGGCCCGGGAGGGGTCCATCTTCTTGGTGAAGAGCTCGGACTCGGAGACCTTGAAGCGCGCGAACAGCAACGCCAGGCCCATCACGCCACCGGTCAGGTACGCCGTCTTCCACTGCAGGTACTGGCCCACGAGCGCCGCCGCGACGATGCCCAGCATGCCCAGCGTCGCGACGATCGTCGTGCCCAGACCGCGCTTGTCCTTGGGCAGGGACTCGGCCACCAGGGTGATCGCCGCCCCGAGCTCACCCGCGAGGCCCACGCCGCCCAGGAAGCGGAAGACCGCATAGCTCGTCACGTCCCAGGCGAACGCGTTGCCGATGTTGGCGAACGAGTACAGCAGGATCGAGCCGAACATCACCGAGAGGCGGCCCCGCTTGTCGCCGAGCACGCCCCACAGCAGGCCGCCGACCATCATGCCGACCATCTGGCAGTTGTAGATGAGGATGCCCTTCTGGAGGATCTCGGCCGGGTCGGTGATCCCGATGTCCTTGAGAGAGGCGGAGCGCACCACGCCGAACAAGGTGATGTCGAACAGATCGACGAAGTATCCGAGCCCGGCCACCAGCACGGTGAGGTTCATCACCGAGCGGAGATCTCGCAGGAATTTCATGGCGCGCGATTACGGGGGCTTACCCCGCTGGGGTCAAGGACTTCTCTGTCTCATCCAGGAAACGCCGGAGCAGCGCGTTGATCTCTCCGTCTTTCTGGATCGTCACCGCGTGTGAGGCATCGGGGATCTCGACGTAGCGCGCTCCGGGAATGGCCGCCGCGAGCTGCTTGCCGAACGCGGGCAGCGCGATCGGATCCTCCTCCGCGCTCACCACCAGCGTCGGAATCCGCGCCAACGCGCCCAGCCGCTCGAGCGCGTGGTGCCGGCTCATCGCCTGGAGTTGCTGCATGAGGATGGGCGGGTTCTCCGAGAGGTCTCTGCCCATCAGCGGCGCCATCCGGTCCGCCAGCGCATCCACCGGAGTGGACCGCAGGTACGCCTTCGACATGAGCATCTGGAGCAGACTCCGCCGCCGCATGCCGCGCGTGCCAATCCGGGTCCGCAGCCCCATCCAGAGGATCCGCGGCGTGACGCGTGCCCCGTCCCGGCCCCGGGCGAACGTACACATCAGAGAGAGGCTCCGCACCCGCTCCGGACAGTCCAGCGCGAGCTGCTGGGCGATGAGGCCGCCCATCGAGTGGCCCATGACATGCGCCGACTTCCACCCCATGGCATCCATGAGGGCCCGCGCATCCTCCGCCATGGCCTCGATGCTCAGGGGCCCCTTTCCGGAGCCGCTCTTGCCCAAACCCCGGTTATCGAAGCAGAGGACCTGGAAGTCCTGGGACAGGGCGCGCACCTGGGGCCGCCAGCCCTCGCCGATGACGCCCACTCCCTGGATCATCAATACGGGAGGGCCCTGGCCCTCCACGTCATAGGAGAGCTCGAAGCCATCGCGGCTCAGGTGGGGCATGGCCTAGAGCGTGGGCCGCAGGCGCTGCGTCTCGGGCAGCACGATGAACCACTTTCCGTCGTGCGCTCGGAGCGTATAGGTGTCCGAGCAGCCGGCCGAGTACGGCATCTTCCCGAGCTCGCGGAAGGTGACGCGGCACTTGAACTTCACCACCGCCTCCACGTCCGGCTTGACCTCGATCAACTCCAGGATGGTGAGGTCGATGTCGGTGTTGCTGCCGTAGGTGGACTCGTAGAAGGCGGCGGCGCCCGGGATGGAGCCCACCTTCGCCAGGCTCTCCGGGTCGACCATCTCGGCCATGTCCTCCCAGTTGTGGGACTCGGCCGCAGAGAAGAACGACTTGATCGTCCCATCGGGGCTGCCTTTGGGCCCGTAGCAAGCCGCGAGCAGGACGACACTCAAAGTGGAGCAGAGGACGACGCGTGCCATACCCTCCGTTCTACTACTTCCCCCGGTGCGCCGGAATAGCGATTGCAGGACCGTGGTAAGAGGCCCCCATACCCATGACAACCATCACGGTCCTGGTCGTCGATGACGACCGAGCCAACCTCGACTCCGTCGCCCGCATCTTCCAGCGCGAGGGGCTCGCCACCTTGAGCGCCTCCAGCGGCACCGAGGCGCTCGAGCTCCTGCGCAAGCCGGAGGTCAGCGTCATGGTGACGGATCTGATGATGCCCGGCATGGACGGGCAGGAGCTGCTCAAGGCCGCGCGCACCATCCGCCCGGACGTGGAGGTGGTGCTGATGACCGCCTACGGCACGGTGGAGACGGCGGTGGCGGCCATGAAGGACGGCGCCTACGACTTCATCACCAAGCCGCTCAAGCGCCACTCCCTGGTCAAGTCGGTGCAGAAGGCGCTGGAGAAGCAGGCCCTCGTCGCCGAGAACAAGTCCCTCAAGGCCCGGCTGGCCGAGATGGGCGCCTCGGGCGGCAAGGCCATGGTGGGCCAGTCCCCCGCGTTCCGGGCGATGATGGACACCCTGCGCCAGGCGGCACCTTCCACCGCCACCGTGCTGCT
Encoded proteins:
- a CDS encoding sigma-54-dependent Fis family transcriptional regulator produces the protein MRLEELDLRELLQFEPKGGILRFAGQRALLLDAVALGLLRKQLIDTLGLAGARALLTRFGYALGRRTAETLKDSFPWDSPDEWRRAGGRLHRLQGLVIFEPIHREGPVENAPFAEGLWNESFEAEQHLLHIGLSEEPVCWTLCGFASGYLSYGQGRPMYCIEERCRGKGDATCVMVGRPREEWGEEVAAQLVYFEKDGLDETLSRVTQALKNTERTLRAKKRELARTEGEEGPKDSLGKSPAMRRVRDLAERVAQVDSTVLITGESGVGKEVLARFIHERSVRAAGPFVAINCGAVPENLLESELFGHTRGSFTGATQDRTGLFEAAQGGTLFLDELGEVPLSMQVKILRALQEREIRRVGENTHRSVDVRVLAATNKDLTAEIRAGRFRQDLYYRLRVVEIRIPPLRERHDDILALARMFLARSASRLQRKVSGLSPEAANQLLRHPWPGNVRELENTLERAVVLTQGNCIEVQDLPDEIRGAVTPVYTPDNLRSLEEVERDYILAVLEAMGGNKLKAAEKLKIGTSTLFRKLKQYQGASDGTGST
- a CDS encoding hydrolase codes for the protein MLVAGTSAFAQKATGKPSPRLLTPQNSAIILIDHQPQMAFAVQSIDRTLLTNNVTGLAKTAKIFNVPTILTTVAEKSFSGPLFPEITAVFPNVKPIDRTTMNSWEDANFIQAVKQTGRKKLVIAALWTEVCLIGPALSAIDEGYEVYIVTDASGGVSKEAHDMAVQRMVQAGAIPVTWMQVLLEYQRDWARQGTYEAVTSLAKQHGGAYGTGIFYAKTMLGEHANEGGASKSTSK
- a CDS encoding amidohydrolase, whose amino-acid sequence is MRSLKTLLSRTSHRLGVLAITASLFGACSHTASTTRGETHADLILHHGKVVTLDAENRIASAIAIRDGNVLAVGSDAEVERYRTGETQVIDLGGRTVIPGLNDSHIHVIRGGLNYNLELRWEGVPSLAKALELVRLQADRTPAGQWVRVVGGWSEFQFAERRLPTVAELNAAAPKTPVFVLYLYGKALLNQEALRVLGITKDTPNPPGGVIERDAQGNPTGMLVAKPDAFILYSTLGRLPKLSPEEQVNSTRQFMRELNRLGVTSTIDAGGGGQNFPDDYAVGTELAKRGELTLRIAYYLFAQKRGQELQDYQRWSTMTRPGTNADLLRPNGYEMEGAGENVLWEAADFENFLEPRPDLQAGMEPKLEEILSLFAEKGWPFRIHATYDESISRILDVIERVKEKRGLENLRFIIDHAETISERNLARVAKLGGGIAVQDRMAFQGEHFITRYGKEAASHTPPVKRMLELGIPVGLGTDATRVSSYNLWLSLHWLVSGKTLGGTALNAPEARLDRVTALRLATVGSAWFSGEEKLKGTLEPGRYADLAVLSGDYLSVPEDDIKSLESVLTVVGGKVVFAAGDFAPLGPAAAPAQPAWSPVSLPRN
- a CDS encoding MFS transporter gives rise to the protein MKFLRDLRSVMNLTVLVAGLGYFVDLFDITLFGVVRSASLKDIGITDPAEILQKGILIYNCQMVGMMVGGLLWGVLGDKRGRLSVMFGSILLYSFANIGNAFAWDVTSYAVFRFLGGVGLAGELGAAITLVAESLPKDKRGLGTTIVATLGMLGIVAAALVGQYLQWKTAYLTGGVMGLALLFARFKVSESELFTKKMDPSRANPFLLLQGGRFFKYICCILIGVPIYFTTGILFTFAPELTAGLNVQGTVTAGNAILAGSIGLTIGDLLAGVFSQLLKSRKRAVALNLCAGFALMLMYGLVPGLTSTMVYVLSFLIGITVGYWAVLVTMAAEQYGTNIRATVATTVPNFVRGSAAIAASGFGFLKGHIGVSNAALTIGSICFTLALLSLTRIEETFHRDLDFEEHAKGEGP
- a CDS encoding alpha/beta fold hydrolase, whose translation is MPHLSRDGFELSYDVEGQGPPVLMIQGVGVIGEGWRPQVRALSQDFQVLCFDNRGLGKSGSGKGPLSIEAMAEDARALMDAMGWKSAHVMGHSMGGLIAQQLALDCPERVRSLSLMCTFARGRDGARVTPRILWMGLRTRIGTRGMRRRSLLQMLMSKAYLRSTPVDALADRMAPLMGRDLSENPPILMQQLQAMSRHHALERLGALARIPTLVVSAEEDPIALPAFGKQLAAAIPGARYVEIPDASHAVTIQKDGEINALLRRFLDETEKSLTPAG